The following DNA comes from Brienomyrus brachyistius isolate T26 chromosome 16, BBRACH_0.4, whole genome shotgun sequence.
TTAGCTATCATTGGTAGGATCGCGCAGTTCTTCGCGTTGATTGGCTAAGAGCTCTGTGGCATGATATCCAATGAGCGTAAGGCACTATCTCAATAAAGTCGTAGACTTGCACAAGGAACACGTATACGACATTTTGTGATACACAACGAATCATGAGCGGCAGAGGAAAAACCGGTGGCAAGACTAGGGCTAAGGCCAAGACTCGTTCATCGAGAGCTGGACTGCAGTTCCCTGTTGGCCGTGTACACAGGCTTCTGCGGAAAGGCAATTATGCTGAGCGTGTTGGCGCCGGAGCTCCAGTGTATCTGGCTGCCGTGCTCGAGTATCTGACGGCCGAAATTCTCGAGCTGGCTGGCAACGCTGCTCGGGACAACAAGAAGACTCGCATAATTCCTCGTCACTTGCAGCTGGCTGTACGTAACGACGAAGAGCTGAACAAGCTTTTGGGCGGTGTCACTATCGCTCAGGGCGGCGTGTTGCCTAACATCCAGGCCGTGCTGCTGCCGAAGAAGACCGAGAAGGCCGTCAAGGGAAAGTAAAGTAGTGGTTACGGTTGCTGATAAAACAAAGGCTCTTTTAAGAGCCACCCACTTTACTGCAAAAGAGCACCTAACTCCTGAATTTCTGTGTACTGAGTGGAAGAAATGGTTTGTATTAAATATTGGACGGGAATAGATTATATTGGCATAAATCGTTGAAAGTTGTGTAAGTTCCTGTGTTGCTGAACCTCATTTCGATCCGCTGCTTTACAGATGGAGTAAAGGAAGAGTAATGAGGATTGTCAGAGACCCATGTCACCCTAGTAACTGCGTGTTCGATTTGCTTACATCAGGCAAACTTCAGGAGTATTATGGCAAAAAGAGTGGTTGATCAGGACATATCGCCATAGCTTTTTAACACTTAATAATGTACATTTGCGTCAATAGCAACTAGTATACTGCACGTTACGGCAAAGGTATAGTATATTGCAAATTGTACAGATATTTCTTATATCCCAATAACATTACAATTATATTTTCAGTACTTTAGTCTTAGCCTTTTCTTACTTAACCTGCTAGACCTTATTAGTGTCTCTGGACCGAATCAGGGTATatttcactacatgttgtaCCATATGATAAATGAAGAATCTTGGTGTTTTTTACTTACAGAGGAAAACCTAGTTTATGCAGTAAAATGTATAAATCGTATACAATAAACTCATGAatttcttttttgtattttccaaTTACACCGGTGGTTGCTTCAAATTCATGTTTATTACATTCGTTACGTGGGGTGAGGGAAAAAATGCCGAAAAAAggctgttttcatttacaaacTCGAGTATGTATAAGAGTTAGAAATTGCAGTATCGAGTGGCTCGATACAGGGAACCCCGCCTTTTTCCCGAAGCTGAGGTCTCAATCAGGTCGTTTTGGTGCACATAACCCGGTTTTGAGAAGGATATgccatattctttttttgtgacGAGAGCAAGTGTAGTAAAATGTCTGGACGAGGAAAAGGTGGTAAAGGACTTGGCAAAGGGGGCGCTAAGCGTCACCGTAAAGTTCTTCGCGACAACATCCAGGGTATTACCAAGCCCGCTATCCGCCGTTTGGCTCGCCGTGGTGGTGTCAAGCGTATCTCTGGCCTTATTTACGAGGAGACTCGTGGCGTGCTGAAGGTGTTCCTGGAGAACGTCATCCGCGATGCTGTGACCTACACCGAGCACGCCAAGAGGAAGACTGTGACCGCCATGGACGTGGTGTATGCTCTGAAGCGTCAGGGTCGCACCCTGTACGGGTTCGGCGGCTAAACATTTTTTGCTTAATCAAATTAAATCCAAAGGCTCTTTTAAGAGCCGCCCAATTCATCTCTAAAGAGCTTTTGCCCCATTATGCTGATGTCTATGGTGCTTGTTTAGAACGCGCAGCCTCAAGCAAAATGTCTTATTGTTGCGAACTATTTTCACAGGCGACGTTTATTATctgtatttttctttattttgtttctAGAAGCATTTAATGGGCGAAAACTAAGTGTTTAGAGGTCAATCTTTCTGGAGTAGATAAATCAGGTGTAAAACTAATACTGAAATCTTTCGCAATAATAATCAGCACGGGGACCAGTTGAATAAGCATTATtcgcagtaccagtcaaaagtttctgCACACTGACTAGTTTTGCTTGTTACTCACCTCAATTTCTATTTCTATCCTTTTTACAAGGAACACTAGGACGCGATTAAATGGTTAATGGGTGCATTTAAAGGAGAGCCTTAAATTTGACTGCCATGAACACGCAACCAGTTAAGAGGATGTCAGACATTCACTGTTACGTAGTCTTTCTGTGTTATATTGGgaacttgttttatatttttgtttatagTAGTTCACTCGATTGTGGGGGAATATGATGTAAGTTGTCTGAGATTTTGTGCCTCGGGGTTGTTGTTTCTCCATTTTTGGGGGGACCATGGACATGGAATAAAATTGAACCTTTCTTAGGTAGAATTTTATTTTGTTCGTCCAACGTGTTTGACTTTGTACATAAGGCAACTATTAAAATGAACTAAGTGCAACAGTAAGGGTTCATTGACAAGTCAAAGTGACCCTTTAGCTGAATGAAGAAAATTACTGCTTGTGTGCAGCACAGTAATCAGTTAGAGGTGGGAAACAGACAAGGCCAGTACAATTAATGAATCCAACAAATATGACGCCTGTGTAGAGGACATGGAGGTGGTGAAGTCATAGAAATATCTATGGATCCACGTAAATACCAGGTTGGATTAGATGGACGACACAGCCGTCATATCGAAAAGTTTACAGCAGGTTGAATGTGTGTGGCAAGCTACTGGGATGATCTACCGATCCAATCAACGTTAATTAATTTACTATGCTGTGATGTTTTTAGAAATCAAGATTATGAAAGAGAAATACAATAAATGTTTAGTGTAAACGCATTGCTCCAAAAGACATGGTTTATTCATACATtacaaccaaataaaatacgacAATGGTTTAAATCACTATTCTTTAATACACAGATGCCAGTTACTGTAGGTGACAGACTGGAAAATGTAGACTAATATGCTGTCGGCGATATATCTGAATCGAGAAGAATAATCCACGTAATGGAATATCCCTTAAATGTAACATTGACTTAATACAATAGATTATATGTATTTAAATCAGTATG
Coding sequences within:
- the LOC125710016 gene encoding histone H2A, producing MSGRGKTGGKTRAKAKTRSSRAGLQFPVGRVHRLLRKGNYAERVGAGAPVYLAAVLEYLTAEILELAGNAARDNKKTRIIPRHLQLAVRNDEELNKLLGGVTIAQGGVLPNIQAVLLPKKTEKAVKGK
- the LOC125710021 gene encoding histone H4; its protein translation is MSGRGKGGKGLGKGGAKRHRKVLRDNIQGITKPAIRRLARRGGVKRISGLIYEETRGVLKVFLENVIRDAVTYTEHAKRKTVTAMDVVYALKRQGRTLYGFGG